One Gemmatimonadota bacterium genomic window carries:
- a CDS encoding YbjN domain-containing protein codes for MAITFETEPQRATYERVATILRDEFGKQATPHPERPLFMLRTGSAMTQVHVDRIGDAASVVRALSWVVTGAEQSGELHKFLLEANLSVRFGAFAIDGAGDIMFTHAIVGEGLTSDALMFTVVGVAQIADEYDDLIVQRFGGQRSSDRA; via the coding sequence ATGGCGATCACCTTTGAGACCGAACCCCAGCGCGCGACCTATGAGCGCGTGGCGACCATCCTCCGCGACGAGTTCGGGAAGCAGGCCACGCCGCATCCGGAGCGTCCGCTGTTCATGTTGCGCACTGGCTCGGCGATGACGCAGGTGCATGTGGACCGGATTGGCGATGCGGCGAGCGTCGTCCGCGCCCTCAGCTGGGTGGTGACCGGTGCGGAGCAGTCCGGGGAGCTGCACAAGTTCCTGCTGGAGGCGAACCTCTCGGTGCGCTTCGGGGCCTTTGCCATCGACGGGGCGGGCGACATCATGTTCACGCACGCGATTGTCGGCGAGGGGCTGACGAGCGATGCGCTGATGTTTACGGTGGTTGGCGTTGCGCAGATTGCGGACGAGTATGATGACCTGATCGTCCAGCGGTTTGGGGGACAGCGTTCCTCCGATCGGGCGTAG
- a CDS encoding toll/interleukin-1 receptor domain-containing protein, with product MSRIGLPDRDLDKLVALVADGRVVPIVGDGLLQVRTVDGDRPVAEVVAAAVAERIGVEFAGESLSDLGHTFLAGNRKATLDDFRDEVHDVVSGATWEPSDSLRALARIRGLRLLLTTGFDPLLATSLREVDGNAPLVGAFATNARHKDLPSGWQAERTVYHLYGQSDRVNRFAVTEEDVLETLLQLQAHEPMLPELTRALQQAHLLLLGCRYPDWLSRVFLRIARRKRLADGRQEAEYLAIEPSPGDATLVRFLEQFSTRTVVVPAPLSEVVEVLAERCSTHSAQPPTEAERPPSVFISYANEDRAMAEAIATALQVHGLDAWLDKGDHPERLHAGDDFRRRIRERIAGSELFVAVLSPRAAARPEGFYRREWEWALERASAIAPDVPFLVPVALDGLSYRNAGIPERMRTVHWITANSGGAMDVVAEEVKHAIRTVRARRARGAA from the coding sequence ATGTCGCGCATAGGGCTTCCCGACAGAGATCTCGACAAGCTGGTCGCCCTCGTGGCCGATGGGCGAGTCGTCCCCATTGTCGGCGATGGCCTCCTGCAGGTTCGCACCGTGGACGGTGATCGGCCCGTTGCCGAGGTCGTCGCTGCTGCGGTGGCGGAGCGGATTGGGGTTGAGTTCGCGGGAGAGTCACTGTCTGACCTTGGGCACACCTTTCTCGCCGGGAACCGCAAGGCAACCCTCGACGACTTCCGGGATGAAGTGCACGACGTCGTGTCCGGTGCGACCTGGGAGCCATCGGATTCGCTCCGCGCCCTCGCGCGGATCCGGGGCCTGCGCCTGCTCCTCACGACGGGCTTCGATCCACTCCTGGCGACCTCGCTCCGCGAGGTAGACGGGAATGCCCCCCTCGTCGGCGCCTTTGCCACGAACGCGCGGCACAAGGACCTTCCATCGGGATGGCAGGCCGAGCGAACTGTCTACCACCTCTATGGGCAGTCCGACCGGGTGAACCGCTTTGCGGTGACGGAGGAGGACGTGCTCGAGACGCTCCTCCAGCTCCAGGCGCACGAGCCGATGTTGCCTGAGCTGACGCGTGCATTGCAGCAGGCGCACCTGCTCCTGCTTGGCTGTCGATATCCTGATTGGTTATCTCGCGTGTTCTTGCGCATCGCGAGGCGGAAGCGCTTGGCAGACGGTAGACAGGAAGCGGAGTACCTCGCCATCGAGCCATCGCCGGGTGACGCCACGCTCGTCCGGTTCCTCGAACAGTTCAGCACCCGCACCGTTGTTGTGCCGGCTCCGCTGTCCGAAGTCGTCGAGGTCCTGGCTGAGCGCTGCAGCACACACTCGGCGCAGCCGCCAACGGAGGCGGAGCGACCCCCATCGGTCTTCATCAGCTATGCCAATGAGGACCGTGCGATGGCTGAGGCCATCGCAACGGCCCTGCAGGTCCACGGCCTGGATGCATGGCTTGACAAGGGTGATCACCCGGAACGCTTGCACGCCGGCGATGACTTCCGGCGCCGGATTCGTGAGCGCATTGCCGGATCGGAGTTGTTTGTTGCCGTTCTTTCCCCGCGTGCTGCAGCTCGCCCGGAAGGATTCTATCGCCGCGAGTGGGAATGGGCGCTCGAGCGGGCGTCGGCTATCGCGCCGGACGTGCCGTTCCTCGTTCCTGTTGCCCTGGATGGGTTGTCTTACCGGAATGCCGGGATTCCGGAGCGCATGCGCACGGTCCACTGGATTACCGCGAACTCCGGCGGCGCCATGGACGTCGTGGCAGAAGAAGTAAAGCACGCGATTCGAACGGTCCGGGCCCGCCGGGCCAGGGGTGCCGCGTGA
- a CDS encoding DUF2219 family protein codes for MAQYQPDPQTERRYSEASKDAEGSAFTLGATFPLRSLGVPQVGGTAGAPALPLFGFVLENDLPWLDQGYTNGLRVVVSEVPGVRRVLRLAHLGFARGAPACPYRGLVTMVASSCRTTMVSLSQTMHTPTSIYERDRQLDDRPFAGTLFLAGRSDIIHPSDAQNRFWSIGSEAQVGVLGPASGAAGAQRMAHWLISTASSRPDGWDRQLTNRWHAAVLVDGALRIAETRATQDPDHRGLSADLTARGSTTLGRTHAGAAAGIVGRFSPFGTTLPLTQIRAIAPAFRRLSALSRDTIDATPRPRVAVVAGADVRSVWRNATLSERPITLNPRLLELSGGLQLELRSVMASALVIHRGREYERRGDPQSRFARYFTLQLMYRPS; via the coding sequence ATGGCTCAGTATCAGCCAGATCCGCAGACTGAAAGACGATACTCGGAGGCCTCAAAGGATGCTGAAGGGAGCGCATTCACCCTCGGCGCGACGTTTCCACTGCGATCACTCGGCGTGCCGCAGGTCGGTGGAACTGCCGGCGCGCCAGCTCTTCCCCTGTTCGGGTTCGTCCTTGAGAACGACCTGCCTTGGCTCGACCAGGGCTATACCAACGGACTACGCGTTGTGGTCAGCGAGGTGCCGGGGGTGCGTCGCGTGTTGCGTCTGGCCCACCTAGGGTTCGCCCGCGGCGCCCCTGCCTGCCCGTACCGAGGCTTGGTCACTATGGTGGCGTCCAGTTGTCGGACCACCATGGTCAGCCTCTCTCAGACGATGCACACGCCCACCAGCATCTACGAGAGGGACCGCCAGCTGGACGATCGCCCCTTTGCAGGAACCCTGTTCCTCGCCGGCCGATCCGACATCATTCATCCGAGTGACGCACAAAACCGCTTCTGGTCGATAGGAAGCGAGGCCCAGGTCGGCGTCCTGGGCCCAGCGTCAGGTGCCGCAGGGGCGCAGCGGATGGCTCACTGGCTCATTTCCACTGCCTCGTCGCGCCCTGACGGTTGGGACCGCCAGCTCACCAACCGCTGGCATGCTGCGGTGCTTGTGGATGGCGCTCTGCGTATCGCCGAAACGCGAGCGACTCAGGACCCGGACCACCGTGGACTGAGCGCAGACCTCACCGCGCGCGGGAGCACCACGCTCGGACGGACGCACGCCGGTGCCGCTGCGGGTATTGTTGGTCGCTTCTCTCCTTTCGGTACTACCCTCCCCCTAACGCAGATTCGCGCGATCGCTCCAGCGTTCAGGCGGTTGAGCGCGCTGTCCCGAGACACCATTGATGCAACGCCCCGACCACGAGTGGCGGTCGTCGCCGGCGCGGATGTGCGCAGCGTGTGGCGCAATGCCACGCTGTCCGAAAGGCCGATTACCCTGAACCCACGCCTGCTCGAGCTGAGCGGAGGCCTCCAGCTGGAGCTTCGGTCCGTGATGGCATCTGCACTGGTCATTCACCGTGGGCGCGAGTATGAAAGGCGCGGGGACCCCCAATCGCGTTTCGCGAGATATTTCACCCTGCAGTTGATGTACCGACCATCCTGA
- a CDS encoding protein kinase: protein MASDNEGGDELRSELQRAFPQGSLVGPELGRGGAGRVFRAERPGEGPIAVKVLRPEFGGRLARERFLREVQLAARISHSNIVPVIGWGQTATSVFLCMPLLEGGTLRDRLRKGGATTVAEALRVAHAIASALDEAAGAGIVHRDVKPENILFAPDGTPLLSDFGIAKAVEGSVDDPETYSQLAIGTPAYMSPEQHAADGVLDPRSDQYALACVVYEMLTGAPPFQGATPGGILRRKVLDPMPSIRTVRPRVAPEIEEAVQRALSPVAADRYPSAGSFVLAMRKGRTVRRPTIWFMAAAVGVLALGGALAKLRPPGPSADVPIRVAVVPFEVPAADTELRPVGALAADWMNEGLARTGLARVVPTVSMLELLRSSSEGGPVLSAVDVAAATSAEVLVTGRVYRLGDSLQFHAEVRRVASGELLGLLTPVSAAMENPMPGIAELRSRIQGLLGSSLDARLAANAAAGATPPRYEAYLAFSRGLERYVENAFPDASREMKEAARLDSSFVVPLLFASIAESNLGRFREADSLARLARSSGDALSPTHRIWVEYRLALLNGDQQAALKYARWLSEDAPGTKAVYNYAVAAYENGSYAEAIVALRSLDPAAGAMRGFVAWYDLITAAYHQVGDLRAEVRYAAEARRMYPTRRFALASTVRSAAALGNAAEVERALADAATLTSDPRNTPVGSLWLTAALEANAHGHAAMGRALARKAFAAPPASTFSLEERAALQVLADEPAQARRTLEPAYHAHQLTFEGVGTYGSAALLSGDTATALAVAHALSMDTTKYVYGEARMAEARIRAMLAQADSAISLLRESLRQGSAHDQWLHTMLELQSLRRDPRYRSLDSSIVAR from the coding sequence ATGGCGTCCGACAACGAGGGTGGGGACGAGCTGAGGTCGGAGCTCCAGCGGGCCTTTCCGCAGGGGAGCCTGGTCGGACCTGAGCTCGGACGGGGGGGCGCGGGCCGCGTGTTCCGCGCGGAACGGCCAGGCGAGGGCCCGATTGCGGTGAAGGTCTTGCGCCCCGAGTTCGGAGGACGACTCGCCCGCGAGCGCTTCCTGCGTGAGGTGCAGCTTGCTGCCCGGATCTCACATTCCAACATCGTTCCGGTCATCGGATGGGGACAGACGGCTACCTCAGTGTTCCTGTGTATGCCCTTGCTGGAGGGAGGCACGCTGAGAGACCGACTGCGCAAAGGCGGTGCTACGACAGTCGCAGAGGCGCTGCGCGTGGCGCACGCCATCGCCAGTGCCTTGGACGAGGCGGCCGGTGCAGGGATAGTCCATCGGGACGTCAAGCCCGAGAACATCCTCTTTGCACCCGATGGCACGCCCCTTCTGTCGGACTTTGGCATCGCAAAGGCGGTTGAGGGGTCGGTCGACGATCCCGAGACGTACTCGCAGCTGGCTATCGGCACACCGGCCTACATGAGCCCCGAGCAACACGCGGCTGACGGGGTCCTCGATCCACGCTCAGACCAATACGCCCTGGCCTGCGTGGTTTATGAGATGCTCACGGGGGCCCCGCCCTTTCAAGGTGCAACGCCGGGCGGCATCCTGCGACGCAAAGTGCTGGACCCAATGCCATCGATCCGGACGGTGCGTCCGCGCGTGGCGCCGGAGATCGAAGAGGCGGTCCAACGCGCCCTCAGTCCTGTGGCTGCAGATCGCTACCCAAGCGCGGGGTCGTTTGTGCTGGCGATGAGGAAGGGGAGGACCGTCCGTCGCCCAACTATCTGGTTCATGGCTGCAGCGGTCGGGGTCCTCGCACTCGGGGGCGCCCTCGCAAAGCTGCGCCCCCCGGGTCCTTCCGCCGACGTCCCCATTCGCGTGGCAGTCGTCCCCTTCGAAGTGCCGGCCGCCGATACCGAGCTCCGTCCTGTCGGCGCGCTCGCCGCCGACTGGATGAACGAGGGACTCGCCCGCACCGGGCTTGCGCGCGTCGTGCCGACCGTGTCGATGCTCGAGCTCTTGCGGTCTTCGTCCGAGGGCGGTCCGGTGCTGTCAGCCGTTGATGTCGCTGCGGCCACCTCGGCTGAGGTACTGGTGACCGGTCGCGTCTACCGGCTCGGGGACTCGCTACAGTTTCACGCCGAGGTACGGCGGGTGGCATCGGGCGAACTCCTCGGGTTACTCACGCCGGTTAGTGCCGCGATGGAGAATCCCATGCCCGGCATCGCCGAACTGCGCTCCCGTATCCAGGGGCTGCTTGGTTCGAGCCTCGATGCCCGGCTCGCAGCCAATGCGGCCGCTGGAGCGACCCCTCCTCGCTATGAGGCATACCTCGCGTTTAGCCGCGGGCTCGAGCGCTATGTCGAGAACGCATTTCCCGATGCCTCCCGGGAGATGAAAGAAGCGGCACGGCTCGACAGTTCGTTTGTTGTGCCTCTGTTGTTTGCGTCGATCGCGGAATCGAATCTCGGCCGCTTTCGCGAGGCGGACTCCCTGGCTCGGCTGGCAAGGTCGTCCGGCGACGCTCTCAGCCCCACGCATCGTATCTGGGTCGAGTATCGCCTGGCTCTTCTCAACGGCGACCAGCAGGCGGCCCTCAAGTATGCACGGTGGCTCTCGGAAGATGCGCCGGGGACGAAGGCGGTCTACAACTATGCGGTGGCAGCCTATGAGAACGGCAGTTACGCGGAGGCAATCGTAGCCTTGCGATCGCTGGATCCGGCGGCGGGTGCCATGCGAGGGTTCGTGGCCTGGTATGACTTGATCACCGCTGCCTACCACCAGGTGGGCGACCTGCGTGCCGAAGTCCGATATGCGGCGGAGGCGCGCCGGATGTACCCCACGCGACGGTTCGCTCTGGCATCGACCGTTCGGTCAGCCGCAGCGCTGGGAAACGCTGCGGAGGTTGAGCGCGCACTCGCCGACGCGGCGACTTTGACCTCCGACCCCCGAAACACCCCCGTAGGATCGCTCTGGCTGACTGCGGCACTCGAGGCGAACGCACATGGACACGCCGCGATGGGACGTGCCCTGGCGCGAAAGGCGTTTGCAGCCCCTCCGGCAAGCACCTTCAGCCTCGAGGAGCGAGCGGCGCTGCAGGTGCTCGCGGATGAGCCGGCGCAGGCGCGGCGCACATTGGAGCCGGCGTATCACGCGCATCAGCTGACCTTCGAGGGCGTTGGGACCTACGGATCTGCCGCACTGCTCAGCGGCGATACCGCCACAGCCTTGGCCGTAGCGCACGCGCTGTCGATGGATACGACGAAGTACGTGTATGGAGAAGCTCGTATGGCGGAGGCCCGGATTCGGGCGATGCTGGCTCAGGCCGACTCCGCCATCAGCCTGCTTAGAGAGTCACTGCGCCAGGGCTCGGCTCACGACCAGTGGCTGCATACGATGCTGGAGCTGCAATCGCTTCGACGCGACCCACGATATCGCAGCCTCGATTCGTCGATCGTGGCACGTTGA